In Zingiber officinale cultivar Zhangliang chromosome 6A, Zo_v1.1, whole genome shotgun sequence, a single genomic region encodes these proteins:
- the LOC121996394 gene encoding uncharacterized protein LOC121996394: MGAWESGRRRLCCCRRGPPSGDGEHLSRVPALLIFLLVSSVPLAIIASLERSAAGFTFQTPDWICECAKWDPVGRSFLVSTFLGGSVARLTLEDPQAVGGALTQRTVLSDPDVAGNASLGMAIDRGSGRRRILVVYADLLRCRSSSVAAYDLESWSRIFLTHLSGPGECSYADDVAVDDDGNAYVTDAKGNRIWKVGLNGELISVIRSQLFAQRKEWYYNFVGLNGIVYHPDGYLLVIHTASGHLFRVNTTTEEVTVVQVRGSLLMGDGMELISPNKLVIAGTPSARVIESFDGWETANVTAWYIGPMHRIASSATVKDGRIYLNHLVGVGMAKKTHVIAEAVFLPNK; encoded by the exons ATGGGGGCCTGGGAATCCGGCCGCCGCCGCCTATGCTGCTGCCGCCGAGGTCCTCCCAGCGGAGACGGCGAGCATTTGTCAAGGGTGCCCGccctcctcatcttcctcctcgTTTCCTCCGTCCCCCTCGCAATCATCGCCTCCCTCGAACGCTCCGCCGCAGGCTTCACCTTCCAGACCCCCGACTGGATCTGCGAGTGCGCCAAGTGGGACCCCGTCGGCCGCAGCTTCCTCGTCTCCACCTTCCTCGGCGGTAGCGTCGCCCGGCTAACCCTTGAAGATCCGCAAGCCGTCGGGGGCGCCCTGACGCAGCGGACCGTGCTGTCGGATCCCGACGTCGCCGGGAATGCGTCGCTGGGAATGGCCATCGATCGTGGCAGCGGGAGGCGCCGGATTCTGGTGGTCTACGCCGACCTTCTCCGGTGCCGCTCCTCCTCCGTGGCGGCCTACGACCTCGAATCGTGGTCCCGCATCTTCCTCACCCATCTGAGTGGTCCAG GTGAATGTTCATATGCTGATGATGTAGCTGTTGATGACGATGGAAATGCTTATGTTACTGATGCAAAGGGAAACAGAATATGGAAGGTGGGATTGAACGGTGAGTTGATATCCGTCATTAGAAGCCAACTTTTCGCTCAGAGGAAGGAGTGGTACTACAACTTTGTGGGTCTGAATGGCATCGTGTATCATCCCGATGGTTATTTGCTCGTCATACACACTGCCAGTGGTCATCTTTTTAGAGTTAACACAACAACTGAGGAGGTGACTGTCGTTCAAGTCAGAGGATCATTGCTCATGGGGGACGGCATGGAGTTAATTTCTCCGAATAAACTAGTTATCGCCGGCACCCCTTCTGCTAGGGTGATTGAGAGCTTTGATGGTTGGGAGACAGCAAACGTCACAGCATGGTATATTGGACCGATGCATCGAATTGCCTCGTCGGCAACTGTGAAAGATGGAAGGATATATCTTAATCATCTTGTGGGGGTAGGAATGGCGAAAAAAACTCATGTCATTGCAGAGGCAGTTTTCCTGCCTAACAAATAA